The Chitinophagales bacterium nucleotide sequence TCCTGATATGGAAACCCATGCCTTGATCCTAACCGGTGTTCGGCGATGTGGGAAGAGCACCCTTGTTTCCCAATTCCTGAAAGAAAGACATGTTAATTTCCTTTATTTGAATTTTGAAGACCCTCGATTATATGAATTTGAATTAAAGGATTTCACTAAACTGGATGAATATATACAGGAAAGCAAAATCCGTGTTTTGGCTTTTGACGAAATCCAGGTCATTGACCAATGGGAAAGATATATTCGACAAAAAGTGGACCAACGGTTCAGAGTTATCCTGACGGGCTCAAATGCATCCATGCTGAGCAGGGAATTGGGAACCAAACTAACAGGAAGACAAATTTCCCGGGAATTGTTTCCTTTTTCGTTTGAGGAGTTCTGTCAATTCCGAAAAGAAAAGAAATCAAAAATTTCCGCATCAACGTATCTGGAAACAGGCGGCTTCCCGGAATATGTAGTTAGTGGGAATCAAGAGATTTTAACACAGCTATTTAATGACATTCTTGTACGAGATATAGCCGCACGCCATGGCATTCGCGATATTCGATCTTTACAACGACTGGCTTTATATCTGATCACCAATATTAGCAAACCAGTTTCAGCGTCAAACCTTAAATCACTAATCAATCTCGGAGCCACCAGCACCATATTGGAACATATGTCCTATCTGGAAGATGCCTATTTGCTATTTTTTATACCCAAATTCAGCTATTCACTCAGAGCCCAGGCAATCAATCCCCGGAAGGTGTATGCGGTAGATACAGGGTTGGTTCACGTCAATTCATTGTCGTTCAATGATGATCATGGACGGAAATTGGAGAATATGGTTTTTCTTCATTTGAGAAGATCTTATCACGATATCAGTTATTTTTCTGAAAAGGGGGAATGTGACTTTGTCGTGTCAGAAAAAGGAAAGGTTTCTAAGTGTATTCAGGTATGTTATCATTTAAATCCGGATAACCAGGATCGTGAGTTAAATGGTTTATTCGAGGCGCTTGAGTTTTTCTCCATGGATACGGGTTGGATCATTACACTTGACCAGAAAGACAAATTCGAGCGGAATGGTAAAACCATACTGGCAGTCCCGGTGTATGAGTGGGCCTAGGTGAAAGGAAATTAATTAATAACCGCATTGATCCTCGCCCATAAGTTATTATCATATCCCGATACAGCAAAAACCGGATTGTTGGGATCACTAAAATCACCCATTCTGACAATGACCATTTTCTTGCTCGGAATGATATAGATGCGGTTGTCTTGTGCACCCATAGCGGCAAACATGTCATTTGGCGCATTGGTGACCAGGTTCGTGTTGTAAACCACCTGACTTTGGGGAACCATATACTTCCCTTTTCCATTCAGCCACCACAGATAACCATACGATGGGTTCAAGGTATTGGAGGTATTGGTACTTTCTGTAAAATAAGTTTCATTCACCACCTGCTCGGTATTCCACTTGCCTTTATTCAAAGCCAGCAGGCCAAAGCGGGCCATGCTTCGGGTGTTACTGGAATAAATTTTAAATATGGGCCCGAAATTCCATGAACCATCCATGCCGATCTTGTTCTTCAGCTTGGCCGAAAAATAAGCCTCAAAGCTCTGGTTGGTGGCATCCGCAACCACATCCATCAACTCCTGAAATACATTTCCATAGGCCCAGCGGTTTCCGGCATCGGCCATATAGGTAAGATTGGCAGGAATGACGAAATTACTGCTATCACTCAACCCGGAGGTCATGGTCAATAGATTCCTTACAGTGATCAGGTTTTCTTTTGCCAACGGAGTGCTTGTCCAGCCCGTACCAACATATTGCGATACCTTATCGCTAATGTTTAAATATCCTTCCTGCTGGGCAATACCTGTTGTAGTCGCTACCAGGGTTTTACCGGCACTGTTCCAGGTCCATTGATCGGTGGAAGTATGGCCATTAAAATACTCCTCCATCACAATCCGTCCATTTACCAGGATCATAAATGATTTGGTATTGGTTTGTGCGAGAAAATCCTTCAATTTTTGAATGGAATCCGTTTTCCAGCCCAGACTGGCTGCGGTTTTTGTTTCCCAGGTGGTGCCGGTTAAAGCAGGGAAATACATGGTTTCCGCGGCGGGGGGATTAGTGTCATCCTTGGTACACCCCGTTA carries:
- a CDS encoding serine hydrolase, with the translated sequence MYFPALTGTTWETKTAASLGWKTDSIQKLKDFLAQTNTKSFMILVNGRIVMEEYFNGHTSTDQWTWNSAGKTLVATTTGIAQQEGYLNISDKVSQYVGTGWTSTPLAKENLITVRNLLTMTSGLSDSSNFVIPANLTYMADAGNRWAYGNVFQELMDVVADATNQSFEAYFSAKLKNKIGMDGSWNFGPIFKIYSSNTRSMARFGLLALNKGKWNTEQVVNETYFTESTNTSNTLNPSYGYLWWLNGKGKYMVPQSQVVYNTNLVTNAPNDMFAAMGAQDNRIYIIPSKKMVIVRMGDFSDPNNPVFAVSGYDNNLWARINAVIN
- a CDS encoding ATP-binding protein; this encodes MLRMELDKLPDMETHALILTGVRRCGKSTLVSQFLKERHVNFLYLNFEDPRLYEFELKDFTKLDEYIQESKIRVLAFDEIQVIDQWERYIRQKVDQRFRVILTGSNASMLSRELGTKLTGRQISRELFPFSFEEFCQFRKEKKSKISASTYLETGGFPEYVVSGNQEILTQLFNDILVRDIAARHGIRDIRSLQRLALYLITNISKPVSASNLKSLINLGATSTILEHMSYLEDAYLLFFIPKFSYSLRAQAINPRKVYAVDTGLVHVNSLSFNDDHGRKLENMVFLHLRRSYHDISYFSEKGECDFVVSEKGKVSKCIQVCYHLNPDNQDRELNGLFEALEFFSMDTGWIITLDQKDKFERNGKTILAVPVYEWA